Sequence from the Camelus dromedarius isolate mCamDro1 chromosome 12, mCamDro1.pat, whole genome shotgun sequence genome:
TCCTTGTTTCTTAGAGTGTAAATGAGAGGATTGAGGATTGGTGTGAGAATAGCATATACTACGTTGCCCATGACGTGGAAGTCAAGGGGCAGGTCCGCCCTATAGGCCACGTAGGCTATGGCAATGGAGGAGTAGTAGGTGCCAACCACCAGCAGGTGGGAGCTGCACGTGGAGAAGGCTTTTGAGCGTCCTTCTCGGGAGCTGATGCAAAGCACCGAGGCCAGGATGTGGGCATAGGAGAGAAGCAccaggagaaggggcaggaaggaCACCACCATGGCGATGCAAAAGCCCATGAGGGTCTGGGGTGTGGTGTCAGAGCAGGAGGCCTGAACTAGAGACAGATGATCACAGAAGCAATGGTAGATACGAGCAATGTTGTCATATGCCATCTGGGAGGTCTTCACTACTGCTGggatgggcaggaggagggcagttAACCAGGCACTGGCTGCCAGTGCAGCATTGGTCTGTGGGGTCATATGGACAGGGTAGTGCAGTGGGCGGCAGATagccacatagcggtcataggccatgacCACGAGGATGAAGGCTTCTGAGCATGTAAAGCTTTGGAAGAGGTACATCTGCAATAAGCAGGAAGTAAAGCTGAGAAAGTGGTCCCCAAGCAAGAACAGGGACAGCATCTTGGGGACAGTGGTTGTGGTGAAGAGGATGTCCAGGGCAGAGAGGTTGatcaggaagaagtacatgggttTGTGGAGGCTGGGCTCTGCCACCACAGACACCAGGATCAGGGCGTTACCCATAAGGATGAGAAGATAGAAGAGGAGAAAGATAAAAAACACAGGGAGGAAGAAGGACTCTGGCAGAGAGGGGATGCCCACCAGATAGAAGACTGGTGAGCCACCTACTGATCCATTACATGTTGTGGCCTCCATAGTGAGACAGAGCTAGACTTCTGGCAGATGGGCAGCTGGAACATCTGGACACTGGAGTATCTGGAAACCACAGAAGCAAGGATTCTGGAATGAGGATTCTATAATATTTATTCTCTAATCAAAATATAAGCATAATTATTTACAACCAACTCTTGAGGACTTATGGTGGGCTGTAATATTGACTTCAACCTTGTGAACCCAAAACttctaccttttttcttttgttgaacaTTAATTATTAATGAACTGATAACCTACCAAATAGAAGTCATCATGCTGTGTTCAGGTGATACAGTgatgaaaataaagaaggcaggaaaagtcCCTACCTTCTTAGAGTTTACATTTTACCAGGAAAATCAGATCTAAACAGTTGATTGTTGAATTATGATTGTGAGGAGTTCTTTGGAAAGATTACTGCTGGTCTTCATCTTAGATTTCATGTGTCTAGTTTGGGATGTCAGATCTCTTAAATCAAGTCCTGAAGCTCATGCCTCTACTTTGCACTCAAAGTTCCAACCATGTTGCTTTGGAAGTGCTGCTTTCTCCAAGGTTCTTTGCAG
This genomic interval carries:
- the LOC105098199 gene encoding olfactory receptor 2AT4, which codes for MEATTCNGSVGGSPVFYLVGIPSLPESFFLPVFFIFLLFYLLILMGNALILVSVVAEPSLHKPMYFFLINLSALDILFTTTTVPKMLSLFLLGDHFLSFTSCLLQMYLFQSFTCSEAFILVVMAYDRYVAICRPLHYPVHMTPQTNAALAASAWLTALLLPIPAVVKTSQMAYDNIARIYHCFCDHLSLVQASCSDTTPQTLMGFCIAMVVSFLPLLLVLLSYAHILASVLCISSREGRSKAFSTCSSHLLVVGTYYSSIAIAYVAYRADLPLDFHVMGNVVYAILTPILNPLIYTLRNKDVKAAITKITCLKTQSGVGALDL